From the Osmerus eperlanus chromosome 21, fOsmEpe2.1, whole genome shotgun sequence genome, one window contains:
- the stradb gene encoding LOW QUALITY PROTEIN: STE20-related kinase adapter protein beta (The sequence of the model RefSeq protein was modified relative to this genomic sequence to represent the inferred CDS: deleted 1 base in 1 codon) gives MSFLDCSCISHSQVRPITLEDQYEDISHQFLSSDVSDCTVTVASGCDDLTGLSAEPSNYQMLSELGRGFNNMSQVSMARHTPSGQLVAVKHTNLDECTEDELLQLMNEVLLSRLFRHPNLLTSRLVFSSCFQLWVLTPLMSYGSADALLRTCFPDGMSESLIAYLLYGVLKALEYMHQMGYVHRGLKASHILLSGEGRVYLSGLHSVYSMMRDGKRARAVFDMPHHSPALLPWLSPELLRQDLHGYGVKSDIYSLGIVVCELVSGRVPFQDMPPTQMLLQKLRGSHCCLLDVAPFPLGELGGLKVSRSGVDSGIGESVAAGSLTRTAERPQSPAPKNHSATLHNLVQLCLQQQPERRPSASALLSHAFFKQVKRHTRDSFLSLMYPAVPLSSPEEPPVSCPPTPSCHVPTVPTTDPTEGVWDFS, from the exons ATGTCTTTCTTG gactgctCCTGCATCTCCCACTCTCAGGTCCGGCCAATCACCTTAGAGGACCAGTATGAGGACATCAGCCATCAATTCCTG AGCTCTGATGTCTCAGACTGCACTGTCACCGTGGCCTCAGGCTGCGATGACCTCACAGGCCTCTCTGCTGAACCCTCCAACTATCAGATGCTGTCCGAACTCG GGAGGGGCTTCAATAACATGAGCCAGGTTAGTATGGCGCGCCACACCCCCTCCGGCCAGCTGGTGGCAGTCAAGCACACCAACCTGGACGAGTGTACC GAGGATGAACTGCTGCAGCTGATG AACGAGGTGCTTCTCTCCAGGCTGTTCCGCCACCCCAACCTGCTGACCTCACGCCTGGTCTTCAGCTCCTGCTTTCAGCTCTGGGTCCTCACACCGCTCATGAGCTACG gttctGCAGATGCACTGCTGAGGACGTGCTTCCCTGATGGGATGAGTGAGTCCCTGATAGCGTACCTCCTCTACGGAGTCCTGAAGGCTCTGGAGTACATGCACCAGATGGGTTATGTCCACAG aggcTTGAAGGCCAGTCATATCCTGCTGTCTGGTGAGGGGCGTGTCTACCTCTCGGGGCTGCACAGTGTTTACAGTATGATGCGTGATGGGAAGAGGGCGCGGGCCGTGTTCGACATGCCTCACCACAGCCCCGCCCTGCTGCCCTGGCTCAGCCCGGAGCTGCTCAGACAG gatctCCATGGCTACGGGGTGAAATCAGACATCTACAGTCTGGGCATCGTGGTCTGTGAGCTGGTGAGTGGCAGGGTGCCATTCCAGGACATGCCCCCAACTCAG ATGTTGCTCCAGAAGCTGAGGGGGTCTCACTGCTGTCTTCTGGACGTGGCTCCCTTCCccctgggggagctgggggggctgAAGGTGTCCCGCTCCGGGGTGGACTCTGGTATCGGGGAGAGCGTCGCTGCGGGGAGCCTGACCCGCACGGCCGAGAGACCCCAGAGCCCTGCGCCCAAGAACCACTCAGCCACACTGCACAACCTGGTCCAGCTGTGtctgcagcagcagcctgaACGCAG ACCCTCTGCCTCCGCACTGTTGTCCCATGCCTTCTTCAAGCAG GTGAAGAGGCATACCCGTGACTCCTTCCTTAGTCTCATGTACCCCGCCGTGCCCCTCTCCAGCCCGGAGGAGCCCccagtctcctgcccccccaccccatcctgcCACGTCCCAACCGTCCCCACAACCGACCCCACAGAAGGAGTGTGGGATTTCTCCTAA
- the LOC134007596 gene encoding cyclic nucleotide-binding domain-containing protein 2-like gives MSLLCVGSGPLQDRIPVRLVEIMRKPPEHRSVAEVSLLHNMLSELEFYRRYSVTLQLLLARVVRYQRLERSRVVIRIGHLGQSFYFIFTGLLAVTKDKDGTSAFLTKEPILIRKGMSFGDVALIKGLRRNATVVCMEETELMVIDKEDFFANKMDVELKREFDYRFSFFRSVELVSSWSSSLIEMMADHSKTQQIRYGRVIVKDTNDLGDIIFIGKGQCDVLRMVDLKSCSTYRQLLKQHQQRMRENQAKCNRRPGHPKDVQTQQCLSDNTVMKHFPSPSRGLPADVPKVACFLVDNLCQGSTFGLNQYLMPQKQRDCRRFVLVSRSVEILRMEKTRFDEHVDDTTLKKLEALQKTYPSDEELCTFFMERGHWKDFKNGVMQDLLPHQEEPKASKPQQAGAGPSRFHQQKRHTTS, from the exons ATGTCTCTACTGTGTGTTGGGTCTGGGCCCCTCCAGGACAGGATTCCAGTCAGGCTGGTGGAGATCATGCGGAAGCCCCCGGAACACCGTTCTGTTGCCGAGGTGTCTCTGCTGCACAACATGCTGAGCGAGTTGGAGTTCTACAGGCGCTACAGCGTCACCCTGCAGCTCCTACTGGCCAGGGTGGTCCGCTACCAGAG GCTGGAGCGcagcagggtggtgatcaggatCGGCCATCTAGGGCAGAGCTTCTACTTCATCTTCACCGGCCTGCTGGCCGTCACCAAAGACAAGGATGGCACCAGCGCGTTCTTGACCAAGGAGCCCATACTGATAAGGAAGGGCATGAGCTTTGGG GACGTGGCCTTGATCAAAGGCCTGAGGAGGAACGCCACGGTGGTGTGCATGGAGGAGACGGAGCTCATGGTGATCGACAAGGAGGACTTCTTTGCGAACAAAATGGATGTGGAGCTCAAGAGGGAGTTTGACTATCGCTTCAGCTTCTTCAG gtcagtcgAGCTTGTGTCTTCCTGGTCATCCTCTCTCATTGAGATGATGGCAGACCACTCCAAAACACAACAGATCCGGTATGGTCGTGTGATTGTCAAGGACACTAATGACTTGGGCGACATCATTTTCATTGGCAAG GGCCAGTGTGATGTGCTGAGGATGGTGGACCTCAAGTCCTGCAGTACCTACAGACAGCTTCTCAAACAGCACCAACAGAGAA TGCGCGAGAACCAAGCTAAATGTAACCGACGGCCTGGCCACCCTAAGGACGTACAGACACAGCAGTG CCTCTCCGACAACACGGTCATGAAACACTTCCCGTCTCCCTCCAGAGGCCTCCCGGCGGATGTGCCCAAAGTTGCCTGTTTCCTCGTTGACAACCTCTGCCAGGGCAGCACATTT gGTTTGAATCAGTACCTGATGCCCCAGAAGCAGAGAGACTGCCGCAGGTTTGTTCTAGTCAGTCGCAGTGTGGAGATCCTGCGAATGGAGAAGACGCGCTTTGATGAGCATGTGGATGACACCACCCTGAAAAAACTGGAGGCTCTTCAGAAGACCTACCCGAG TGATGAGGAGCTCTGCACCTTTTTCATGGAGCGTGGTCACTGGAAGGATTTCAAGAACGGCGTTATGCAGGACCTGCTACCCCACCAGGAGGAGCCAAAGGCATCTAAACCCCAGCAGGCTGGCGCTGGTCCCTCTCGGTTCCACCAGCAGAAGAGGCACACAACCAGTTAA